The DNA region ccattaatgtttggacATTGccaacaaaagtgagtacaccccagattaaaatccggtagagaaggtgccttgttggctcaaatcgtctcgaaattaaacaggattaaaagggaggtcatcggtgtgcgtttcaacctctTAACATtggacttttacattttgagtctgcatctggcttaaatagattggtgtgggatttgaatgcaatcctatgtagagtatcatgatctgcatcagtagtcacagtgcatgtcatgttgacatgcatgtttcgtttaggtgtaattcaaatttccaatgttgacagcaatcatgcatccccaaaccacgtcagtcccactaccatgcttgactattaagaggatacactttttttttgtaaaactcacttgtttaccatcacacatgcttgacatcatccaaagcaaatgtgtttatctttgtTGGTTTCGAGAGAAATGAATAGagcagatggtgtcaagcatgtgtggtggtaaacaagtgagttttacaaaaaaagttcaTCTTCTCAATAGTCAAGCATGTCAGTGgggctgacatggtttggggatacataaatgttgtcaacattggaaatctgaattacacctgaaagaaacatgcatgtcaacatgcactgtgactactgaagcagatcatgatactctccatatgATTGGATTCAAATcccacaccaatctatttaagccaggtgcagactcaaaatgtaaaaagtTAAATGGTAAGAAAGGTTGAAAGGCACACCGATAACCTCCCTTTTAATACCTTTTCATTtagagacgatttgagccaacacggccccttctccaCTGGATTTTTatctggagtgtactcacttttgtgggaaatgttcaaacatgaatgtctgtactttttttctgagtgaacaagacatgtAACCGGtcatatatgttgttaaaaggtcactaatcattgtgtcaaagtgaactaTCTTAAATGCTcacctatgaaaagatatactcacaaatctgcaaaaatgtgaggagtgtattcacttacgtgacatactgtacatgaaaagggggatcttctccatggtccgccattttgaatttccagacatggaCATTATTAGCTGCAAAAACTTAAGCTGCAAACTAATtattattggtttattattcagaaaatattaatgaaaggatcaaatttggcagtaggcagcatagttccaatgagctgcatagttgcaatacctactctggccaccctgcgTCACCATCTTACCCTGTACACCTTTAGGTTTGATTTCAGACGGAATGACCACAATGAGATTAAACACAatgagattaaaaaaagaaatcagaaGGCTACTTACCACAGACAATAACTGCTGGTGTTAGAGGCAAATTCTCCAGCTCGACCTCCTCTGGCGGGCAGGTGTCCTCCACGTAGCAGAACAaggtctcctctctctcatcgaAGTAAGTGAGTAGGAGCAGAATCATCTCCTTGACGTCGTCGGAGCAGCCGCTGTCCGGTCCCCGGGCCCTCTGAAGTCTTCCATACGCCTCCAACAACTTCTTGTTCCTCCTGACGGAGATTGTGGTGATGAAGTTCAGAAGCCTCTGTCCCTTCAGATCCAAATTTCTTAGGAAACTTCCTTGGAGGTCATTTGCCGTCAGTTCCTTATAGTGGACAGCCATCCCGAGAATCTCGAACAAAAATGGCCACTCCTCCCTAAGCCACTTCACACTTTTCCCCTCATTGATGTGCTTGCGCTGCGTGTAGTAGGTGCACTTCATCAGGTCCTTCACCTCATCCATGTTGGTACCAGATTCTTCATACAGCAGCTTCAACCTCTCCCACTTCTGCTCCTgactctcctccgtctcctcaaGGGGTAGGAATTTAACACTCCATTTGACGCATCCATAAGTGTCTTGGATGGTTGCCCTTGCCTCCATGGATTCGTCTGTAGTGTCCGAGTCAGCAGTTAGGGATCTTTTTCTTAACTTCGGTGTGTCACTACGTCTGGCATTTTCAATTCTATACAGAATTTGCTTTACTAGGGAATGGTAGCCGGCGCCCACCACATCACCCTCGATGACGTCTTGCAAGGAATCCGGATACTTGGCCACCATTTTTTGGGCAACTGT from Engraulis encrasicolus isolate BLACKSEA-1 chromosome 5, IST_EnEncr_1.0, whole genome shotgun sequence includes:
- the LOC134448374 gene encoding uncharacterized protein LOC134448374 translates to MDEVKDLMKCTYYTQRKHINEGKSVKWLREEWPFLFEILGMAVHYKELTANDLQGSFLRNLDLKGQRLLNFITTISVRRNKKLLEAYGRLQRARGPDSGCSDDVKEMILLLLTYFDEREETLFCYVEDTCPPEEVELENLPLTPAVIVCGQSCFTAKRYMLALDRSVVNGNISSFISAVCLMFGSYFCLNIHYPSELASTLEFLQRCFFSINPEKGTKVAKSKSNHSVNPRVLTLIQDISDHEWRAE